From Prochlorococcus marinus CUG1438, a single genomic window includes:
- a CDS encoding glycoprotein, translating into QITLIDENHEEENQEQITLIDENHEEENQEQITLIDENHEEENQEQIMLEGLKTIENSEETNSESNYLKISNNNQVVNIKQDSNQINQYIKNPKLPLPNIKNLRKWINKDKKAS; encoded by the coding sequence CAAATAACTTTAATTGATGAAAATCATGAAGAAGAAAATCAAGAACAAATAACTTTAATTGATGAAAATCATGAAGAAGAAAATCAAGAACAAATAACTTTAATTGATGAAAATCATGAAGAAGAAAATCAAGAACAAATTATGCTTGAAGGTTTAAAAACTATAGAAAATTCAGAAGAAACAAATAGTGAATCAAATTACTTAAAAATTTCTAACAACAATCAAGTAGTCAATATTAAACAAGATTCTAATCAAATAAATCAATATATTAAAAACCCAAAATTACCACTACCTAATATTAAAAATTTAAGAAAATGGATTAATAAAGATAAAAAAGCTAGTTAG